In Haematobia irritans isolate KBUSLIRL chromosome 1, ASM5000362v1, whole genome shotgun sequence, a genomic segment contains:
- the sle gene encoding slender lobes → MDSVTDSGGRVTRALRKRITSVDSDSSSRPGTPVQSTKVTAAASKLSTDSPLKPRMTRRNSLSGTATPVKTPAKRAGAISSIAENDVEKASPARRTTRRRSMSAEIETPVKSVGVKAPNFDTLPEELENSRMTRSKSKSPQQTKLAAKPLETVSASKGKRKSLRNSPMLKEINGDIEVKEKNHKDANEEKENNSPKKDEPTNINNQTVTPSKDNRKSITLDKHNTPKIAEEKNNESSVVLETEVNDQEVDKSLRKNQTDEKDNDDNVPQNSDNTPMEVSSPLKPQQDAEKNDSLMLDEVNKPKAINSPIKQQKDVDIISQNETTTPKEVRKGQTPSKHDIDKDNNNVENPKIERESEATNESTCPIDKEQSVIVMEADDPQDIVIKLEMPEEKPEEDINELAIHTASKGLQNPEDLKSDTDNVMEMSVDPNETEEICKTPTKSTSFMTATTNESSNKAKTKVAFINAQFSDDECEKSIYPKTPGSAKTKSFIEIDSPLNGSRNDDSVLSVHTSDMEIPETQEVVERPQRKIMRKNIEKDIEEDDGDQSQLFEESRMEKKSEQSKDENSSGNQNDENEDNPNENMALEEKDKKEPNSPKVGKRKTLSPRKEIESPTKSPQKVEVSVVKTPSKDSSDIADENDNISLKWCNPRVKSDGSTKLDTIVDEQMETTKTILPNENPKAQVKKQKKKLLKRTEWKSDDESGEETEENEILSEGDEPEKPYERKHAFHDDEAMVVDDYESGDSMDSEERREMSENEIPIDGESIGSHTTDSENDGSDEEEGSENDSFIVSDNEDEENDANHLGTESDDENEEEDVEELKEIESKKREKKKTYKRIQRVNDASSSSDEEDVVLNKSKSSKEKEETTITGPEEKPATSLNNSKLSDSALRLQSEGDSDSQSDEANKTDANKSRQDILRKLNQSDRFNKSVRDLNPDVDASPEIAGEFEKQNGNSKEEDTQCDPEEEEQEEEEEEIVTNVSLRMKNYVSIQESNENEKEESDSDQKMENGFANESIMHNMRVTTEEEEEDLEECDNENVEDDGVSNEDSNSDNDKENADKMLSKFKHNKGLSVSFTHPKNKKRDSLQKRVLQRSFTIGVRINGGEVDTAVIEATTKGAEESSSTSENDQENEDVVLSSEELNILENIKHIPLGNPLVRTRRQSLVLPTNPDMEIGSSTKASKSKRKSLGLLSANEFNPSQSFVHSLELRKAEFDRQTTKRKRLSKSFSGTTEGHDASIIDLDAHHLHKRSKLVIDSSFVDSLENLSSNKNLCSNVKHSSTPREKVSKKHNNSISRILNRCDEILEAANRAKLEAKQNYKKSKVKLSKKSKKALQRQSLSPDSKQDKLFAPITKEFKKKDKIKRVAAVTRALKASADLIIGKPNYSENDEEQNDEDVENSRHLPANILEAIEEIEKSRPKKTKKAFLEHNKQCRNYTTSAGNVVETLRTPEKKKKKCEIIQLPTGKVCVEPITPTKRSIYTCNGMEFHESPATPCARGFDIQFSALDTPEFQYVCDRKRKRKDEIKKKTYPKPQWTQSGLFVEEELPRASHCSRILKKHNHQNYQQACGNFKQNAMFRGDIKRSSAREILQLRERRPLHSNY, encoded by the exons ATGGATAGTGTAACTGATTCAGGAGGTCGAG tcaCTCGTGCCCTACGAAAACGCATAACATCTGTTGATAGCGATAGCTCCAGCAGGCCTGGAACTCCAGTTCAATCAACAAAAGTGACAGCAGCAGCATCTA AATTGTCTACGGATTCACCATTGAAACCACGTATGACCCGTCGCAATTCACTCTCTGGTACGGCAACACCAGTTAAAACCCCCGCTAAACGAGCAGGAGCTATATCCTCCATTGCTGAAAATGATGTGGAAAAAGCTTCTCCAGCTAGGCGAACAACTCGACGTCGTAGCATGTCCGCTGAGATTGAAACGCCTGTAAAATCTGTCGGAGTTAAAGctccaaattttgatacattGCCAGAGGAACTAGAAAATAGTCGAATGACTCGTTCGAAATCAAAGTCTCCCCAGCAGACAAAGTTGGCAGCGAAACCCTTAGAAACAGTGAGTGCCAGTAAAGGTAAAAGAAAGTCTTTGCGTAATTCACCAATGCTGAAAGAAATCAATGGAGACATTGAAGTTAAAGAAAAGAACCATAAAGATGCCAATGAGGAGAAGGAAAATAACTCGCCTAAGAAGGATGAACCCACGAACATAAATAATCAAACAGTAACTCCTTCAAAAGATAATAGAAAATCaattactctagataagcataatACTCCGAAAATAGCAGAAGAAAAGAACAATGAAAGTTCTGTCGTTTTGGAAACGGAAGTTAATGATCAAGAAGTTGACAAAAGTCTTAGAAAAAATCAAACGGATGAAAAAGATAATGATGATAATGTTCCGCAGAATTCAGATAATACTCCGATGGAAGTAAGCAGCCCCTTAAAACCACAACAAGATGCTGAAAAAAATGACAGCCTAATGCTAGATGAAGTGAACAAACCAAAGGCAATTAACAGCCCAATAAAGCAACAAAAGGATGTCGATATCATTTCTCAAAATGAGACTACCACTCCCAAGGAGGTAAGAAAGGGTCAAACTCCTTCCAAGCATGATATAGATAAAGACAACAATAATGTTGAGAATCCCAAGATCGAACGGGAATCCGAGGCCACTAATGAATCTACTTGTCCCATTGATAAAGAACAGAGTGTTATAGTTATGGAAGCGGATGATCCACAAGACATTGTTATAAAACTGGAAATGCCAGAAGAGAAACCCGAAGAGGACATCAACGAACTTGCAATTCATACAGCATCCAAAGGCTTACAAAATCCTGAAGATCTGAAAAGCGATACTGATAATGTCATGGAAATGAGTGTAGATCCCAATGAAACGGAGGAAATTTGCAAAACTCCAACAAAATCGACTTCATTTATGACAGCCACTACAAATGAAAGTTCAAACAAAGCAAAAACTAAAGTTGCTTTcatcaatgcacaattttccgaTGACGAATGTGAAAAGAGTATTTATCCCAAAACACCTGGCAGTGCAAAAACCaaaagttttattgaaatcgatagTCCTCTAAATGGCTCACGCAATGATGACTCAGTTTTAAGTGTTCACACAAGTGAcatggaaataccagagacccaAGAAGTCGTCGAGAGGCCACAAAGAAAAATCatgagaaaaaatattgaaaaagatATAGAAGAAGATGACGGAGATCAATCGCAACTATTTGAAGAAAGTCGAATGGAAAAGAAGTCAGAACAAAGCAAAGACGAGAATTCATCTGGGAATCAAAATGACGAAAATGAGGACAATCCGAATGAAAATATGGCTCTAGAAGAAAAGGATAAAAAAGAGCCAAATTCGCCCAAAGTTGGGAAACGAAAAACTCTTTCTCCTAGAAAAGAAATTGAAAGTCCAACCAAGTCTCCACAAAAAGTTGAGGTTAGTGTAGTAAAAACACCTTCAAAGGATTCTTCAGATATTGCAGATGAAAACGATAACATCTCTCTTAAGTGGTGCAATCCTCGTGTTAAATCTGATGGATCTACTAAACTTGATACCATAGTAGATGAACAAATGGAAACGACTAAAACAATACTTCCCAATGAGAACCCAAAGGCGCAAGTgaaaaagcaaaagaaaaagcTCCTTAAACGCACAGAATGGAAATCCGATGACGAAAGTGGTGAGGAGACAGAGGAGAACGAAATTCTTTCCGAAGGAGACGAACCGGAAAAACCTTATGAACGAAAACACGCTTTCCATGATGATGAAGCCATGGTGGTAGATGATTACGAAAGTGGAGATTCTATGGATTCAGAAGAAAGACGTGAAATGTCGGAAAATGAGATACCAATCGACGGTGAATCTATCGGTAGTCATACCACAGATAGTGAAAATGATGGCAGCGATGAGGAAGAGGGTAGTGAAAACGATTCTTTCATTGTTTCTGACAACGAGGACGAAGAAAATGATGCAAATCACCTGGGAACCGAGAGTGATGATGAAAACGAGGAAGAGGATGTGGAGGAATTAAAGGAGATTGAATCAAAGAAACGTGAAAAGAAGAAAACTTATAAAAGAATACAAAGGGTAAATGACGCTTCTTCGTCATCCGATGAAGAAGATGTTGTCCTCAATAAGTCAAAATCATCCAAAGAAAAGGAGGAAACTACTATCACAGGACCAGAAGAAAAACCAGCTACATCACTCAACAACTCGAAACTTAGCGATTCTGCCTTGCGCTTGCAAAGCGAGGGTGACAGTGATTCCCAATCGGATGAAGCCAATAAAACCGATGCAAATAAATCTCGTCAGGACATTTTGCGAAAACTCAATCAATCTGATCGGTTTAATAAATCGGTACGTGATCTCAATCCCGACGTTGATGCTTCTCCTGAAATAGCCGGAGAGTTTGAAAAACAGAATGGAAACTCCAAAGAAGAAGATACTCAATGCGACCCAGAAGAGGAGGAacaggaggaggaggaggaggaaaTTGTAACAAATGTTAGTCTCCGAATGAAGAATTATGTATCCATCCAAGAATCGAATGAAAATGAAAAGGAAGAAAGCGATTCtgaccaaaaaatggaaaatggtTTTGCAAATGAAAGCATCATGCACAATATGCGTGTAACAaccgaagaagaagaagaagatttGGAAGAATGTGACAATGAAAATGTCGAAGATGATGGGGTTAGTAATGAGGATTCCAATAGCGACAATGATAAAGAGAATGCTGACAAAATGCTatccaaatttaaacataataagGGCTTAAGTGTTTCATTTACTCATCCCAAAAATAAGAAACGGGACTCTTTGCAAAAACGTGTTCTACAGCGATCATTTACTATTGGTGTTCGCATAAATGGAGGCGAAGTTGATACCGCTGTTATTGAAGCCACAACCAAGGGTGCAGAAGAATCATCGTCAACATCTGAAAACGATCAAGAAAATGAGGATGTTGTCCTCAGTTCTGAAGAATTAAATATCttagaaaatataaaacacATTCCTTTGGGAAATCCATTAGTGCGCACCCGACGCCAATCTCTGGTCTTACCAACAAATCCTGATATGGAAATTGGCTCTTCTACAAAGGCTTCCAAGTCAAAACGTAAAAGTCTGGGCCTTCTCTCAGCTAATGAGTTTAATCCATCGCAATCCTTTGTTCATAGTTTGGAATTACGCAAAGCGGAATTTGATCGACAGACCACAAAGCGAAAACGTCTATCAAAGAGTTTTTCTGGTACTACTGAGGGTCATGATGCCAGCATTATTGATTTAGATGCACATCATTTGCATAAACGATCCAAATTGGTCATCGATAGTAGTTTTGTagattctctggaaaatttgagTTCAAATAAAAATCTATGCTCGAATGTGAAGCATAGTTCCACACCGCGAGAAAAGGTATCAAAGAAACACAATAACAGCATTAGCCGTATACTTAATCGTTGCGATGAAATATTGGAGGCTGCCAATCGTGCCAAACTTGAAGCAAAGCAAAACTATAAAAAG AGCAAAGTTAAGCTATCCAAAAAGAGTAAGAAGGCCTTACAACGGCAGTCTTTGTCGCCAGACTCAAAACAGGATAAATTATTTGCCCCAATCACTAAGGAATTTAAGAAAAAAG ataaaattaaGAGAGTTGCTGCAGTCACACGTGCTCTCAAAGCATCAGCTGATCTTATAATTGGGAAACCAAATTATTCT GAAAATGATGAAGAACAAAACGATGAAGATGTAGAAAATTCCAGACATTTGCCTGCAAATATTCTCGAAGCCATTGAAGAAATCGAAAAGAGTAGACCTAAGAAGACTAAAAAgg CTTTCTTAGAACATAACAAACAATGTCGAAATTATACCACTTCCGCAGGTAATGTGGTTGAAACCCTGCGTACGCctgaaaagaagaagaagaaatgtGAAATTATACAGCTACCCACAGGAAAAGTGTGTGTCGAACCAATTACTCCTACTAAACGTTCCATTTATACATGCAATGGTATGGAATTCCATGAAAGTCCAGCTACACCATGCGCTCGTGGTTTCGATATACAATTCTCAGCCCTTGATACCCCAGAATTCCAATATGTCTGTGATCGCAAACGAAAGCGCAAAGATGAAATT
- the LOC142219484 gene encoding uncharacterized protein LOC142219484, with protein MVVSQSSTIVSPAAGSNVVVPTTTMALAGATVGLKSGPDITMTLNRINTAENEVDVEECLPGDVVKLDFAGEEVAG; from the coding sequence ATGGTGGTTTCACAATCATCCACAATAGTATCACCAGCAGCTGGATCGAATGTTGTTGTTCCCACCACTACAATGGCTTTAGCAGGAGCTACCGTGGGACTTAAGTCTGGTCCAGATATTACAATGACATTGAACCGTATAAATACGGCAGAGAATGAAGTTGATGTGGAGGAATGTTTACCAGGTGAtgttgttaaattggattttgctggcgaagaagtggccgggtga